The genomic DNA GTGTTAAAATCCACAATGGACTTTAAATGTACACATGACAGCAGTTTAAAAGCTGATGTGGGTCACTTGTTATGCAATCACATGTAAGTATGTCACATTTGAATTGTTGGCCTTAATGTCGTGGAGCGACTGCTGGTCAGGGATAATTTGTTCGTTCCACCGTTCTGACCAATGAGAAAGCCGCATAGAAGGACGTCGATTTCCTGCGACAGATGGAACTGACCAATGGCAAAAGAGCTCTTCCGCCGGATTGGCCAATCGGAGGAGGCGAGGTCTATTTGAACAGTGAAAAGCGGGCTCGCAAACATTCGAGAGGGAAACAAAGAGAGCAAACATCTCGCAGTTGTTAGACGAGAAAACCCGGAGTAGTTGAGTTTTTCACCGGGGTACCCTGTCATTTACAAAAGGTAATTTTAAAAGTTTGCTGTTTGTGTCGCACAGCGGCAGAAATGCCTCTTTTCGGATTTAAGTGACCGTAACTTGTCGAAATTGTTGTCTGCTAACTTTAGCGACGTTAGCTTAGCCACGCTCGTTTAGCATTACAGATGATAGTTTGCTAATTTGCCTCGCTTCTAATTCTGACACACAACTAACCTTTAAAACCTTGTCACCAGGCTTCCGCCATGTCTCACAAACAGATCTACTACTCTGACAAATATGACGATGACAAATACGAATACAGGTTGGTAATACTTATTTGTATAACATGTGATTTAACTTTGACAGCGTGTCAACATTATCTTTTTAAGTTTTCAATTTTATTAAGATGGCATTGTATAGGACATAATATCAACTGGGTAAAATAAAGCATAACCAGTATTTAGAAtgtaatattagcattttaacaACATTTCCCCCTACAGGCATGTAATGCTACCCAAAGATATTGCAAAGCGTGTACCCAAGACGCATTTGATGTCGGAGACCGAGTGGAGGAACCTCGGAGTCCAGCAAAGCCAAGGATGGGTGCATTACATGATCCACCAGCCAGGTATCTTAATCTTGTTTCTACCTCAGGAGTAATATCTGATGCTTGATCTGAGAAAAATCCAGCTGTCCAAAATATCTTGCCTTCTTTTTGCCATTTGTCcctgtttttttattgtcattttgtaacttttgtgtctaattgtctttttttttttcgttttgtctcatttttgtaatattttgtcttgttttttgtctgacttgtcattttgatcataaaatacttcgctgttcagttccagattaaTAGATGTTTTGCTCATTTGGAGACtgatctgtaaattgtaatgtGCAAGTGATAAGtcgaggcataatgttgttgaaattgctcTAAGGTAACTAAGCTTGTCCACTGCAGTGTTTAGTTAAATGACAGTTGGATCTCTTTCCCTCTTGTCCTTTTGTCTTATGAAGATCAAAGATAACTGGTCCCTTAATAATCCTGGCAGGTGTCTTTTTAAACGGGTACATTTACATCCTTTAAAGAGGTCGAGCTGATTAGTGGTCAACCTTGCAATAGATTTGGTGGCCAAAAGCATATGGAGAACAGATGTCAAGCTCAGCCGCACCCTCTATTCAAAAGTTCTGTAATGGGACCCACAGGAGTTCCCCCTCATTAGAGTATCGCGATTAagtgtgattattttttattgaatatattgtgtatttttgttctttgcccCTCCAGAGCCACACATCTTACTATTCCGGCGTCCTCTGCCCAACCCAAAATCATAAGGGAGGTTCTCTGGGTCCGTGGAAGATCAGTCCTACCAGTGTGCCACAGATCGACTCATCACAATTACGCTGTCAGATTACCAAGCTCTTGTGTGGTAGGTGACTGATTGGGGCTGATCATGTTGGACCTGGAGAAGGACTGTCACGTTTACGAACAGTGGTTGTGGAATGGAGTATATGttgaagagaggaaaaaaagagttgATGACCCTTCTCTTGGGGGGAAAAGACTTCTGCATGTGTTGACAGCGACACGTCGTCTGCCAGAAACATTCAAATCAGCTTAAACTGTCCTTTGACTGAACTTGCTtggatgttccagatgttttagAACAATTGCTATAAGACCTGGGAAGTGAAATCTGGTCAAACATTTGGATTATTCTAGCAGAGTGCATTCAGGGTGAAGCTCAGAGGCCAGACTGAATAGCTGGATCCTAGAATATGTTAGCCTCTGAAACATGAACCCGCGGTTTTTACGTGACATGTTGCTGCTTGGTTTAAATGACACtgtaaatttgacatttaacaATATATTTTCATGTGCAAGAAAATCCGCATCAAGGAGACGTATACAAACTAATTTTGATCCCATTTTCATAAGAGCATATTTTTGACCTACTTCAGAACAAATCTTTTCGATGGGTCTGATTTGTACCA from Acanthochromis polyacanthus isolate Apoly-LR-REF ecotype Palm Island chromosome 11, KAUST_Apoly_ChrSc, whole genome shotgun sequence includes the following:
- the cks1b gene encoding cyclin-dependent kinases regulatory subunit 1, which gives rise to MSHKQIYYSDKYDDDKYEYRHVMLPKDIAKRVPKTHLMSETEWRNLGVQQSQGWVHYMIHQPEPHILLFRRPLPNPKS